The Glycine max cultivar Williams 82 chromosome 3, Glycine_max_v4.0, whole genome shotgun sequence sequence ttttatctaggACTAGTTTATGCTACATGTTTCTGTTCTAATTTAAGTTCTTTCTAGGTAGCATGGGCACTAGGAGTGGGGCCCAAGTCATTGGCCAGAAGCAGATGGGTTCAGAGAAACAATGGGCTCTGTGCTTGGATGCCCAACCAGTGATGACTGAAAACAGTTTCAGTTATGTCTGTCTGTCTGATTGTTATGCATGTCAGATAAAACTATCACCcttattttattaactaaaaagattatttgttttttttgtcatggatCAGAGACCGCGGTGTCTCTCAATCCACTGAGTCAGAGACTAATCTTATTTACGATGTGTGACTGCCGTTGATCCAATAAAATTTTGCAGTGAATTGTTTGTCACTAAAAAAGGTTTGGTTCCAAATTGAACCCACACTTCTAGAACTCCAATATAATGACTTTGCACCTACCTCACTCACTCTTTAAAAGGACAATACACTTCATTGTGAGTGTATTTTAATCTTCTTTGTGTTCATTCATTGTTTCTCCCTAAACCAACCCTCTCTTTGTCCCTCTTCTTCCGTAAATCTTAATTAAACACCCCTCAAGGCCtcaaccaaaaaacaaaaagcatGAAAAAGCTCAATCTAATACTTAGTAAGTGCAAGAGCTTGTCAAGGCATCTAGGAAGATCTTCATCATTTAATAGCCTAAGGTCCAAGTTTGCTAAGGAAGAGTTACGGGAAGGAAATGGCATGCAAGAAGGTGAACATTGTGAAACTGTATTATTTGTTGGCAGCACAAGGAAACGGTATGTGATAAGCTCCAAGTATCTGAATCATCCTCTTCTGAAAGCTCTCATCAACAAGTCAAAGCAAAAGGGCAGTGATGAAAGTGTTTTGGTGGTGAACTGTGAGGTGGTTCTCTTTGATCATCTATTGTGGATGCTAGAAAATGCAGATCCTAAGTTTGGTTCTGACTCTTTGGAGGAATTGGCTGAACTCTATGTGTTTTGACTTTTAAGAGTTTCAAAGTGCTAGTTTCATGCTGAAGCCTAATGTATGAAAATATATGTTGGGTTGTGCTTGCCTTTTGCAGAATGTTATTGTTAAGAGTCatttttgtttcctttgttATATCTTCATCTCTATGATACATTAAACGGTTCTGTAATTGCATAGCTGATTTCTGTTCTAACTCATTTGGTTTTCAAGAGCCATATGATTGATTAATGCTATGAAATGTTGGTTTAGGTAATTGGTTTAGGTGCATTGCTTTAAGGGTGAGAGTAACATCATAACACTGAGAATAAACCATGGACTAGTTTTGTGTGATCTTCAGTATGGGGGCAGGAACATTTTGTTGAAGGGCAAAATacagagataaaaaatattt is a genomic window containing:
- the LOC100816240 gene encoding auxin-responsive protein SAUR78, whose protein sequence is MKKLNLILSKCKSLSRHLGRSSSFNSLRSKFAKEELREGNGMQEGEHCETVLFVGSTRKRYVISSKYLNHPLLKALINKSKQKGSDESVLVVNCEVVLFDHLLWMLENADPKFGSDSLEELAELYVF